In the Haloferula helveola genome, one interval contains:
- a CDS encoding DUF6797 domain-containing protein — protein sequence MKLVAFSIAGSAILAVPAFAEEKPPATSVPLENTLLSVFSEFRAPGKVTSEEAFANFRLVLRYDAKEGADARLQFGEDEVVDLPAGSGQTVDVAFEHIPGAPARMRVWQNGKMVSGETGAGSGSPSTVVDAKTSSEELRFDRDFTAMVRFRTEGSGGTLIAKAMPEGKWVADAKALFIKGDRLTYDLGWKGAVRGKRKLSADKEHVAVLVSDGGALKIFVDGRLDASKPDFTAPDPDKSVMKIGEAASDFGGAFGGSISTVRFWRRALDEKEIASLSNGNEASVNTPDFNWSPGSDGGGELVEFGAVPGYAVRPILEAGDGFVLREAFVQPLAMSDHAGFVAGWDEASLKRGGEIYNQLCVTCHGTLEAAGSLPTAPRFHLNDLHNGTDPYRMLQTLEKGYGQMVPQPQYTTAQKYDVIHYLRETFLKDRNADQFVSVDEAYLAKLPRGMSLRKEKQAEKKLPQYLLQDFGNVLQWTLQVEPDNIAQKGIVVRVDDGPGGVSKGRAWMLYDHDTMRLAACWTGDRFVDWKGIAFDGSHGTHTSIVGEKQFVFPNEPMWANPETGDYADLRITGRDGVRYGPLPTEWVRLKGIEIHGDQPLLRYTVGETEVRERPRLSDDGAFERWIECGPGKKLLKLRIDAEQEHVVEPREKPVAFGIRYSEGKAEVFFDSEESLFKEKAVAKRFEGRVTTLMEPGKPEGAWAVDVISLPEPDKNPWQSWMRASGFDFFEGGKSAAVCTWNGDVWIVDGIDQAEGELTWQRICSGLFQPLGLKIVDGEIYVGCRDMIAILRDLNGDRETDYIENFNSDHQVTEHFHEFAMGLQTDDDGNFYYAKSARHAKTPVVPHHGTLLKVSADGSETSILATGFRAANGVCLNPDGSFMVTDQEGHWNPKNRINWVDGTGAGEFYGNMWGYHDVTDESDSAMRQPLCWITNAFDRSPAELLWVPEDSAWKPLHGSLLNLSYGAGKIYTVPFEKVGGSVQGGMCAFPIEPFPTGVMRGRFSPKDGQLYACGMFAWAGNRHQPGGFYRIRYTGGPAYQPVGLTTDPATVTITFTDPLDRESSEDSSSWVLRAWDLKRSKQYGSKHYNERTLAVEKASLSDDGKTVTLTVPDLAPTWGMSIDMSLKGADGTEVKRLLHNSIFDLE from the coding sequence ATGAAACTCGTAGCCTTTTCCATCGCCGGTTCGGCGATTCTTGCCGTTCCGGCGTTTGCCGAGGAGAAACCACCCGCGACCTCGGTCCCGCTCGAGAACACGCTGTTGTCGGTGTTTTCGGAATTCCGCGCGCCGGGCAAAGTGACATCGGAGGAGGCGTTCGCCAACTTCCGGCTCGTCCTCCGCTACGATGCCAAGGAAGGCGCGGACGCACGTTTGCAATTCGGGGAAGATGAGGTGGTCGATCTGCCCGCCGGTAGCGGCCAAACAGTCGATGTCGCCTTTGAGCATATCCCCGGTGCGCCGGCCCGGATGAGGGTTTGGCAGAACGGGAAGATGGTCTCCGGAGAGACAGGCGCCGGATCCGGGTCACCCTCGACCGTGGTGGATGCGAAGACCTCATCGGAGGAACTCCGGTTCGATCGTGACTTCACGGCGATGGTTCGGTTCCGGACCGAGGGAAGCGGTGGCACCCTGATCGCGAAGGCGATGCCCGAAGGAAAGTGGGTGGCGGATGCCAAGGCTCTGTTCATCAAGGGCGATCGACTCACCTACGACCTCGGGTGGAAGGGTGCCGTCCGTGGAAAGCGGAAGCTAAGTGCGGACAAGGAGCACGTCGCCGTCCTCGTCTCCGACGGGGGGGCGCTGAAGATCTTTGTCGACGGTCGCCTCGATGCCTCCAAGCCGGACTTTACCGCTCCCGATCCCGACAAGTCGGTGATGAAGATCGGTGAGGCGGCTTCGGATTTCGGGGGCGCCTTCGGCGGTTCCATCTCGACAGTGCGTTTCTGGCGTCGTGCCCTCGACGAAAAGGAGATCGCCAGTCTTTCGAATGGCAACGAGGCGTCGGTGAACACTCCTGACTTCAACTGGAGTCCGGGGTCCGACGGAGGAGGTGAGCTTGTTGAATTCGGTGCGGTGCCCGGCTATGCGGTTCGACCGATCCTTGAGGCGGGCGACGGATTCGTTTTGCGGGAGGCTTTTGTCCAGCCATTGGCGATGTCCGATCATGCCGGGTTTGTGGCCGGATGGGACGAGGCGAGCCTCAAGCGGGGCGGCGAGATCTACAACCAGCTGTGTGTGACCTGTCACGGCACGCTCGAGGCGGCGGGTTCGTTGCCGACCGCCCCAAGGTTCCATCTGAACGACCTTCACAATGGCACGGACCCGTATCGGATGCTTCAGACGCTTGAGAAGGGATACGGGCAGATGGTGCCGCAGCCGCAGTACACGACGGCGCAGAAGTACGACGTCATTCACTACCTGCGTGAGACCTTCCTGAAGGATCGGAACGCGGATCAGTTCGTTTCCGTTGATGAAGCCTACCTCGCCAAGCTTCCCCGCGGCATGAGCCTGCGGAAGGAAAAGCAGGCGGAGAAAAAGCTGCCGCAGTATCTCCTGCAGGATTTCGGGAACGTCCTCCAGTGGACCTTGCAGGTCGAGCCCGACAACATCGCCCAGAAGGGCATCGTGGTGCGCGTCGATGACGGACCGGGCGGGGTGTCGAAGGGGCGTGCGTGGATGCTCTACGACCACGACACGATGCGTCTCGCCGCATGCTGGACCGGCGACAGGTTCGTGGACTGGAAGGGAATCGCGTTCGACGGCTCCCACGGCACGCATACCAGCATTGTCGGCGAAAAGCAGTTTGTGTTCCCCAACGAACCGATGTGGGCGAATCCGGAAACGGGCGACTATGCGGATCTACGAATCACCGGACGCGACGGAGTGCGCTATGGACCGCTACCGACGGAGTGGGTGCGCCTGAAGGGAATCGAGATTCACGGAGATCAGCCGCTCTTGCGCTACACCGTGGGGGAGACCGAGGTCCGCGAGCGTCCGAGATTGTCCGACGATGGTGCCTTCGAGCGCTGGATCGAATGCGGGCCCGGGAAGAAGCTTTTGAAGCTGCGCATCGATGCCGAGCAGGAGCATGTCGTCGAGCCGCGAGAGAAACCTGTGGCATTCGGGATTCGCTACAGCGAAGGAAAGGCGGAGGTCTTCTTCGATTCCGAAGAATCGCTGTTCAAGGAGAAGGCGGTGGCGAAACGCTTCGAAGGCCGGGTGACGACGCTGATGGAACCCGGCAAACCGGAAGGGGCTTGGGCGGTCGATGTCATCAGTCTTCCGGAGCCGGACAAGAACCCGTGGCAATCGTGGATGCGGGCAAGCGGATTCGATTTCTTCGAAGGTGGGAAGAGCGCCGCGGTCTGCACTTGGAATGGCGACGTCTGGATCGTGGACGGAATCGATCAGGCCGAGGGCGAACTCACGTGGCAGCGGATTTGTTCGGGGCTGTTCCAGCCGCTCGGACTGAAGATCGTGGATGGCGAGATTTACGTCGGCTGCCGGGACATGATCGCGATCCTGCGCGATCTGAACGGGGATCGTGAAACCGACTACATCGAGAACTTCAACAGCGATCATCAGGTCACCGAGCACTTCCATGAATTCGCCATGGGGCTGCAGACGGATGATGACGGCAACTTCTACTACGCGAAGTCAGCCCGTCACGCGAAGACTCCGGTGGTGCCCCACCACGGGACCTTGCTGAAGGTCAGCGCCGACGGGTCTGAGACCTCGATCCTCGCCACCGGCTTCCGGGCGGCGAACGGGGTGTGTCTCAATCCGGATGGCAGTTTCATGGTCACCGACCAGGAAGGGCACTGGAATCCGAAGAACCGGATCAACTGGGTCGACGGGACCGGAGCGGGCGAGTTCTACGGCAACATGTGGGGCTACCACGACGTGACCGACGAATCCGACTCGGCGATGCGTCAACCGCTTTGCTGGATCACCAACGCCTTCGACCGGTCTCCGGCGGAGCTGCTCTGGGTGCCGGAGGATTCGGCGTGGAAGCCGCTGCATGGTTCGTTGCTCAATCTCTCCTATGGAGCCGGGAAGATCTACACCGTCCCGTTCGAGAAAGTGGGAGGTTCGGTTCAGGGCGGCATGTGTGCTTTTCCGATCGAGCCGTTCCCGACTGGCGTGATGCGCGGCCGTTTCAGTCCGAAGGACGGGCAGCTCTACGCCTGCGGGATGTTTGCCTGGGCAGGCAACCGTCATCAGCCCGGCGGGTTCTACCGGATCCGCTACACGGGTGGGCCGGCGTATCAGCCGGTCGGTCTGACCACCGACCCGGCAACCGTGACGATCACGTTCACCGATCCCCTCGACCGTGAGTCGAGCGAGGATTCCTCGTCGTGGGTGCTACGCGCATGGGATCTCAAACGCTCGAAGCAATATGGCTCGAAGCACTACAACGAGCGGACTTTGGCGGTCGAAAAGGCGTCTCTATCGGACGACGGCAAGACTGTCACCCTCACTGTGCCCGATCTGGCTCCGACCTGGGGGATGTCGATCGACATGTCGCTGAAAGGGGCCGACGGCACCGAGGTGAAGCGTCTGCTTCACAATTCGATTTTCGACCTCGAATGA
- a CDS encoding L-serine ammonia-lyase, iron-sulfur-dependent, subunit alpha, producing the protein MSLPPSIFNDVLGPVMRGPSSSHSAAANRIGRLARDLLGEPLRKVIVRYDPNGSLVTTHRDQGTDLGLYSGLLGWPPEDERLPTYPEALDAAGIEVDVRYESFDAPHPNFYRLELIGESGRVDHLDAISTGGGMIELVAIDRIPLAGAGDLDLTLLWLAGEPEAAAWESHPASREAEKVEWHSGPDGGLLVLRSRDDLPDIDGLAEALGASRVRVLKAVLPILSRKNLEVPFETCAAMRAIDGFSGGDIASFAIRYEAARGGVDESEAVDRMRLISEVMRNAVKTGLSGTEYADRILPSQSPGFTKAEEEGRLVPADVNNRIIRYVSAIMEVKSSMGVIVAAPTAGSCGAMPGAVLAVADAVGADEEKVLRALFIAGLIGVFIARDATFAAEEGGCMAECGSGSAMAAAAMVYLAGGDSETSIAAASLALQNSLGMICDPVANRVEAPCLGRNVMAATNALACANMALAGYQHLVPLDEVILAMNSVAHAMPREHCCTALGGLSVSPTSKRIAGELASGGCKGCGKAAPAVEPMASASAE; encoded by the coding sequence ATGTCCCTTCCTCCGAGTATTTTCAATGACGTGCTCGGTCCCGTGATGCGGGGTCCGAGCAGTTCGCACAGTGCCGCGGCGAACCGGATCGGTCGCCTGGCGCGCGACCTTCTGGGTGAGCCGTTGCGGAAGGTGATTGTCCGCTACGATCCGAACGGGTCTTTGGTGACGACCCACCGTGACCAGGGGACCGATCTCGGGCTCTACAGCGGGTTGCTCGGCTGGCCGCCCGAAGACGAACGCCTGCCAACCTACCCCGAGGCCCTTGATGCGGCGGGGATCGAGGTCGATGTCCGTTATGAGTCGTTCGACGCGCCCCATCCGAATTTCTACCGGCTGGAACTGATCGGTGAGAGCGGCCGGGTCGATCATCTCGACGCGATCTCGACCGGTGGAGGAATGATCGAACTGGTGGCGATCGATCGAATCCCGTTGGCCGGGGCAGGCGACCTGGATCTGACCTTGCTGTGGCTCGCCGGCGAACCGGAAGCCGCGGCTTGGGAGTCGCATCCCGCTTCCCGGGAAGCGGAGAAGGTGGAATGGCACTCCGGTCCGGACGGAGGGCTTCTGGTTCTCCGCAGTCGTGATGATCTCCCTGACATCGATGGTCTAGCCGAAGCGCTCGGAGCCAGCAGGGTCCGCGTGCTCAAGGCGGTGCTGCCCATCCTTTCGCGGAAGAACCTCGAAGTGCCGTTTGAGACCTGTGCCGCGATGCGCGCGATCGACGGTTTCTCCGGCGGGGACATAGCCAGTTTTGCGATCCGCTATGAAGCGGCCCGCGGCGGGGTGGACGAGTCCGAAGCAGTCGACCGGATGCGGCTCATTTCCGAAGTCATGCGCAACGCGGTGAAGACCGGGCTTTCGGGTACCGAGTATGCCGACCGGATCCTTCCATCGCAGTCGCCGGGCTTCACAAAGGCCGAGGAGGAAGGCCGGTTGGTGCCGGCCGACGTCAACAACCGGATCATCCGCTACGTCTCCGCCATCATGGAGGTGAAGTCTTCGATGGGGGTAATCGTCGCGGCGCCCACCGCGGGATCCTGCGGCGCGATGCCCGGAGCGGTTCTTGCCGTGGCGGATGCGGTCGGCGCCGACGAGGAGAAGGTGCTCCGCGCGCTCTTCATCGCCGGGCTCATCGGCGTGTTCATCGCGCGCGACGCGACCTTTGCCGCCGAGGAGGGCGGCTGCATGGCGGAATGCGGATCGGGTTCGGCCATGGCCGCGGCCGCGATGGTCTATCTCGCCGGGGGTGACTCGGAGACATCGATCGCCGCCGCCTCGCTGGCCCTTCAGAACAGCCTCGGCATGATTTGCGATCCGGTGGCGAACCGGGTCGAAGCGCCGTGCCTCGGTCGCAACGTGATGGCCGCGACCAATGCGCTCGCCTGCGCGAACATGGCGCTCGCAGGCTATCAGCATCTGGTGCCGCTCGATGAAGTGATTCTGGCGATGAACTCGGTGGCCCACGCAATGCCTCGCGAGCACTGCTGCACCGCGCTCGGCGGGCTCTCGGTAAGTCCGACCTCGAAGCGCATTGCCGGCGAACTCGCTTCCGGCGGATGCAAGGGGTGCGGGAAGGCCGCGCCCGCCGTTGAACCGATGGCCTCCGCTTCCGCCGAATGA